From one Lycium ferocissimum isolate CSIRO_LF1 chromosome 5, AGI_CSIRO_Lferr_CH_V1, whole genome shotgun sequence genomic stretch:
- the LOC132055451 gene encoding auxin-responsive protein IAA1-like isoform X2, producing MSSERAKSTNHLPETDNSGLNYETELTLGLPGESRKQISGTKRKISEVTELSLGSSNNCKNDHSKTEISTGRANPLAKTQVVGWPPVRSSRKNVIEKCKYVKVAVDGAPYLRKVDLEMYDSYLKLLNALQKLFTNCLTICNFQSESKLMDLTNGVEYVPTYEDKDGDWMLVGDVPWKMFVDTCKRIRLMKSSEAVGLAPRTPVKSSSTS from the exons atgtcatcgGAAAGAGCTAAATCAACGAACCACTTGCCGGAAACAGATAACTCCGGCCTCAATTATGAAACTGAACTCACCCTCGGTTTACCCGGCGAATCAAGAAAGCAAATCTCCGGCACAAAACGTAAAATCTCCGAAGTTACAGAATTAAGCCTAGGAAGTTCTAATAACTGCAAAAATGATCACTCAAAAACTGAAATCTCTACTGGAAGAGCCAACCCTCTTGCAAA GACACAAGTAGTGGGATGGCCGCCTGTAAGATCATCCAGGAAGAACGTTATAGAAAAGTGCAAGTACGTGAAGGTGGCAGTTGATGGAGCTCCTTACTTGAGAAAAGTAGATCTGGAGATGTACGACAGTTACCTGAAACTGTTAAATGCTCTGCAAAAATTGTTTACTAATTGCTTAACTATCT GTAATTTTCAAAGTGAGAGCAAGCTTATGGACCTTACAAATGGTGTAGAATATGTACCAACTTATGAAGATAAAGATGGGGACTGGATGCTTGTTGGAGATGTTCCTTGGAA AATGTTTGTTGATACGTGTAAGAGAATCCGGTTGATGAAGAGCTCGGAGGCTGTTGGATTAG CTCCAAGGACACCCGTGAAATCCTCGAGTACAAGTTAA
- the LOC132055450 gene encoding protein CDI-like yields the protein MSSVVKDLHSNGVDVKKSETPLSNGNVHLTNGTNLKPFKIFIGYDPKEDIAYEVCRYSLLKRSSIPLEITPIKQSELRQTGLYWRERGKLESTEFSFSRFLTPHLANYEGWAMFVDCDFLYLGDIKELMDMVDDKYALMCVQHDYTPKETTKMDGAVQTVYPRKNWSSMVLYNCGHPKNKSLTPEVVNSESGAFLHRFMWLEDEEIGEVPFVWNFLVGHNKVVEGDHATFPKAIHYTLGGPWFEAWKDCEFGDLWLKELEDCKKAKEKV from the coding sequence ATGTCGTCTGTGGTTAAAGATTTGCATTCAAATGGTGTGGATGTAAAGAAATCTGAGACCCCTTTAAGCAATGGAAATGTTCATTTAACAAATGGCACAAATTTGAAGCCATTCAAGATTTTCATAGGTTATGATCCAAAAGAAGATATTGCTTATGAGGTTTGTCGTTATTCCCTTTTGAAAAGATCATCAATCCCACTTGAGATCACACCAATTAAGCAATCTGAGTTAAGGCAAACAGGCCTTTACTGGCGTGAAAGAGGGAAATTGGAAAGTACTGAGTTTTCATTTTCTCGTTTTTTGACACCCCATTTGGCAAATTATGAGGGTTGGGCTATGTTtgttgattgtgatttcttgtACTTAGGGGATATTAAAGAATTAATGGATATGGTTGATGATAAATATGCTTTAATGTGTGTACAACATGATTATACACCGAAAGAAACAACGAAAATGGATGGTGCTGTGCAAACTGTTTATCCCAGGAAGAATTGGTCATCTATGGTTCTTTATAACTGTGGGCATCCGAAAAACAAGTCACTAACACCTGAGGTGGTGAATTCTGAGTCTGGGGCGTTTCTTCATCGATTTATGTGGTTGGAAGATGAGGAGATCGGGGAGGTTCCATTCGTGTGGAACTTCCTCGTGGGGCATAATAAGGTTGTTGAGGGTGATCACGCTACATTTCCTAAGGCGATTCATTATACACTTGGTGGACCTTGGTTTGAGGCTTGGAAAGATTGTGAATTTGGTGATTTGTGGTTAAAGGAATTGGAGGACTGCAAGAAGGCAAAGGAGAAGGTGTAA
- the LOC132055451 gene encoding auxin-responsive protein IAA1-like isoform X1, with protein MSSERAKSTNHLPETDNSGLNYETELTLGLPGESRKQISGTKRKISEVTELSLGSSNNCKNDHSKTEISTGRANPLAKTQVVGWPPVRSSRKNVIEKCKYVKVAVDGAPYLRKVDLEMYDSYLKLLNALQKLFTNCLTICNFQSESKLMDLTNGVEYVPTYEDKDGDWMLVGDVPWKMFVDTCKRIRLMKSSEAVGLGNLIIKCLPLSLINLLL; from the exons atgtcatcgGAAAGAGCTAAATCAACGAACCACTTGCCGGAAACAGATAACTCCGGCCTCAATTATGAAACTGAACTCACCCTCGGTTTACCCGGCGAATCAAGAAAGCAAATCTCCGGCACAAAACGTAAAATCTCCGAAGTTACAGAATTAAGCCTAGGAAGTTCTAATAACTGCAAAAATGATCACTCAAAAACTGAAATCTCTACTGGAAGAGCCAACCCTCTTGCAAA GACACAAGTAGTGGGATGGCCGCCTGTAAGATCATCCAGGAAGAACGTTATAGAAAAGTGCAAGTACGTGAAGGTGGCAGTTGATGGAGCTCCTTACTTGAGAAAAGTAGATCTGGAGATGTACGACAGTTACCTGAAACTGTTAAATGCTCTGCAAAAATTGTTTACTAATTGCTTAACTATCT GTAATTTTCAAAGTGAGAGCAAGCTTATGGACCTTACAAATGGTGTAGAATATGTACCAACTTATGAAGATAAAGATGGGGACTGGATGCTTGTTGGAGATGTTCCTTGGAA AATGTTTGTTGATACGTGTAAGAGAATCCGGTTGATGAAGAGCTCGGAGGCTGTTGGATTAGGTAATCTAATTATTAAGTGCCTTCCACtttcattaattaatttgtTACTATGA